The proteins below are encoded in one region of Alistipes indistinctus YIT 12060:
- a CDS encoding DoxX family protein, translated as MSKSVSRLTNLLLSSNGSDIALLLLRIFVGIMMLTHGVAKIENFSALKANFPDPVGLGAGFSLLLITCAEVGCSLLVIVGLVTRLAVIPLIVGMCVAAFLTFPGFTMAASELALLYLSIYITLLIAGPGEYSLDELLRMTLRRKNSN; from the coding sequence ATGAGCAAATCTGTTTCCCGACTCACTAACCTGCTCCTGTCGAGCAACGGTTCGGACATCGCATTGTTGTTGCTGCGTATCTTCGTGGGCATTATGATGCTGACGCACGGCGTAGCCAAAATAGAAAATTTCAGCGCGCTGAAAGCGAATTTTCCCGATCCGGTCGGGTTGGGCGCGGGCTTTTCACTATTGCTGATCACCTGCGCCGAAGTGGGCTGTTCCCTGCTGGTGATCGTAGGCCTGGTTACCCGGCTGGCGGTTATCCCGCTGATTGTCGGGATGTGCGTGGCCGCCTTCCTCACCTTTCCCGGCTTCACGATGGCTGCCTCGGAACTCGCGCTGCTGTACCTGAGTATCTACATCACGCTGCTGATCGCCGGACCGGGCGAATATTCGCTCGACGAATTGCTTCGCATGACGTTACGCCGCAAAAACAGTAATTAA
- the asnB gene encoding asparagine synthase B produces the protein MCGIVGMFDISSDAESFRPQVLKMARKIRHRGPDWSGIYCGTNTILAHERLSIVDPESGGQPLKSKDGKLILAVNGEIYNHRQLREQLAGEYEFLTGSDCEVILALYRKKGINFLEELNGIFAFALYDSEKDLYLVARDHMGIIPLYMGWDERNHFYVASELKALEGICKVIDPFLPGHYLCSTDKKMTRWYTRDWMQYDAVKNNGADIEQLREGLEEAVRRQLMSDVPYGVLLSGGLDSSVISAIAKKFAAKRIETDGRSDAWWPQLHSFAVGLKDAPDLAAARKVADHIGTVHHEIHYTIQEGLDALRDVIYYLETYDVTTVRASTPMYLLSRVIKSMGIKMVLSGEGADELFGGYLYFHKAPDARAFHEETVRKLGKLHLYDCLRANKALAAWGVEGRVPFLDKEFMDIAMRINPEAKMAKDGRMEKWIVRKAFEDLLPESVVWRQKEQFSDGVGYGWIDSLKKVTSEAVSDEQMSHAAERFPINPPMNKEEYYYRSIYEEHFPSQSAARCVPSVPSVACSTAEALAWDASFRNLNDPSGRAVKHVHNQSL, from the coding sequence ATGTGTGGAATCGTCGGGATGTTTGACATCTCTTCCGACGCGGAGAGTTTCAGACCCCAGGTACTGAAAATGGCCCGGAAAATCCGCCACCGGGGCCCCGACTGGTCGGGCATTTATTGCGGAACAAACACAATCCTCGCCCACGAACGACTCTCGATCGTAGATCCCGAATCGGGAGGACAACCCCTCAAAAGCAAAGACGGAAAACTGATTCTGGCCGTCAACGGAGAGATTTACAACCACCGGCAATTGCGCGAGCAGCTTGCAGGCGAGTATGAATTCCTGACCGGCTCGGACTGCGAGGTAATCCTTGCATTGTACCGCAAAAAGGGGATCAATTTTCTGGAAGAGCTGAACGGTATCTTCGCATTCGCACTGTATGACAGCGAAAAGGATCTTTATCTGGTGGCCCGTGACCACATGGGGATCATCCCGCTCTACATGGGCTGGGACGAACGGAACCATTTTTACGTCGCTTCGGAACTCAAAGCGCTCGAAGGGATATGCAAAGTGATCGATCCGTTCCTGCCGGGGCACTATCTCTGCAGTACGGACAAGAAAATGACCCGGTGGTATACGCGCGACTGGATGCAGTACGATGCAGTGAAAAACAACGGCGCCGACATCGAACAGCTACGCGAGGGGCTGGAAGAGGCCGTACGCCGCCAATTGATGTCGGACGTTCCGTACGGAGTGCTCCTTTCGGGCGGACTCGATTCGTCGGTCATTTCGGCCATAGCGAAGAAATTCGCCGCCAAGCGTATCGAAACGGACGGACGCAGCGATGCGTGGTGGCCGCAGCTACACTCGTTCGCCGTAGGGCTCAAAGATGCACCCGACCTGGCCGCAGCTCGTAAAGTAGCCGACCACATCGGCACCGTGCACCACGAAATCCACTACACGATCCAGGAGGGCCTGGATGCGCTGCGGGATGTCATCTATTACCTCGAGACCTACGATGTGACCACCGTGCGGGCTTCTACGCCGATGTACCTGCTCTCCCGCGTAATCAAGTCGATGGGTATCAAAATGGTCCTTTCCGGCGAAGGAGCCGACGAGCTTTTCGGCGGTTACCTCTATTTCCACAAAGCGCCCGATGCACGCGCCTTCCACGAAGAGACCGTGCGCAAATTGGGCAAACTGCACCTGTACGACTGCCTGCGGGCGAACAAGGCACTGGCGGCCTGGGGCGTGGAAGGGCGCGTACCGTTCCTCGACAAAGAGTTCATGGATATCGCCATGCGTATCAATCCCGAAGCGAAAATGGCCAAGGACGGCCGCATGGAAAAATGGATCGTCCGCAAAGCGTTCGAGGACCTGCTGCCCGAAAGCGTGGTATGGCGCCAGAAGGAGCAGTTCTCCGACGGAGTGGGCTACGGTTGGATCGACTCGCTGAAAAAAGTCACCTCGGAGGCTGTCTCGGACGAACAGATGAGCCATGCCGCCGAGCGCTTCCCGATCAACCCGCCGATGAACAAGGAAGAGTATTATTACCGTTCGATCTACGAGGAGCACTTCCCCTCGCAATCGGCCGCCCGCTGCGTGCCGTCGGTGCCTTCCGTCGCCTGCAGCACCGCCGAGGCACTGGCCTGGGACGCTTCGTTCCGGAACCTGAACGATCCCTCGGGCCGGGCGGTTAAACATGTACATAACCAAAGTTTGTAA
- the hcp gene encoding hydroxylamine reductase translates to MEMFCFQCQEAAGGKGCTIQGVCGKLPRTAELMDVLLYAVRGEAIVNRALRDKGAAEEKASRQIIDALFSTITNANFDDEALKMRIDKALSMKNELIGTAKKRSIGLPSLPEVAFHPAPDRYESAAERVGVLSMENEDIRSLKQMVIYGVKGAAAYTEHALNLGFADPDIFAMIENALAEVCRPDIDADALTALVLNVGECGVKAMALLDKANTTTYGNPEITKVNIGVGKNPGILVSGHDLKDFEELLEQTAGTGVDVYTHSEMLPAHYYPAFKKYPHFVGNYGNAWWRQREEFATFNGPILFTTNCIVPPLKNATYAGRIYTTGSSGLSGATHIPDRQEGKPKDFSALIAHAKRCAPPTEIEQGEIVGGFAHNQVIALADKVVEAVKSGAIRKFVVMAGCDGRFKSRQYYTDFAEALPKDTVILTAGCAKYRYNKLPLGDIGGIPRVLDAGQCNDSYSLVMIALALQKAFGLKSVNDLPIVYNIAWYEQKAVIVLLALLSLGITNIHLGPTLPAFLSPNVTKVLVEKFGIGGISDVENDMKNWIQ, encoded by the coding sequence ATGGAAATGTTCTGTTTTCAGTGTCAGGAAGCGGCCGGAGGAAAAGGTTGCACGATACAGGGAGTTTGCGGCAAGCTGCCCCGGACGGCCGAATTGATGGATGTACTGCTGTATGCCGTTCGCGGGGAGGCGATTGTCAACCGAGCCCTGCGCGATAAAGGCGCAGCCGAAGAGAAGGCCAGCCGCCAGATAATCGACGCGCTGTTCAGTACGATTACCAACGCTAATTTCGACGATGAGGCGCTTAAAATGCGTATCGACAAAGCTCTTTCGATGAAAAACGAATTGATCGGGACGGCGAAAAAACGCAGCATCGGGTTGCCTTCGCTGCCGGAGGTAGCGTTCCATCCTGCCCCGGACCGGTATGAATCGGCAGCAGAGAGGGTCGGCGTATTGAGCATGGAAAACGAAGATATCCGTTCGCTCAAACAGATGGTTATTTACGGGGTAAAAGGTGCGGCAGCCTATACCGAGCACGCCCTGAACCTCGGATTTGCCGATCCCGATATTTTTGCGATGATCGAAAATGCGCTTGCCGAAGTCTGCCGCCCGGATATCGATGCAGACGCGCTTACGGCGCTGGTTCTGAACGTTGGCGAATGCGGAGTCAAAGCCATGGCACTGCTCGACAAAGCCAATACGACTACCTACGGCAATCCCGAAATCACTAAAGTCAATATCGGGGTGGGCAAAAATCCGGGTATTCTCGTCAGCGGACATGATTTGAAGGATTTTGAAGAATTGCTCGAACAGACGGCCGGAACCGGCGTGGACGTCTATACCCACAGCGAAATGCTGCCGGCCCATTACTATCCGGCATTTAAGAAATACCCGCATTTCGTCGGCAACTACGGCAACGCCTGGTGGCGCCAACGCGAGGAGTTCGCGACATTCAACGGCCCGATCCTTTTCACGACCAACTGCATCGTGCCTCCGCTCAAAAATGCGACCTATGCCGGCCGGATTTATACGACCGGCTCGTCGGGGCTTTCCGGCGCAACCCACATTCCCGACCGGCAGGAGGGCAAGCCGAAAGATTTCTCCGCGCTGATCGCACATGCCAAACGGTGCGCTCCGCCGACCGAGATCGAACAGGGTGAGATCGTCGGAGGATTCGCCCACAACCAGGTGATCGCATTGGCCGACAAAGTGGTGGAGGCCGTGAAATCGGGAGCGATCCGTAAATTCGTCGTGATGGCCGGATGTGATGGACGCTTCAAATCCCGCCAGTATTATACCGATTTCGCTGAAGCGCTGCCAAAAGATACGGTAATCCTAACGGCCGGCTGCGCCAAGTACCGTTACAACAAGCTGCCGCTTGGGGATATCGGGGGCATTCCGCGCGTACTCGATGCCGGACAGTGCAACGACAGTTACTCGCTGGTGATGATCGCACTGGCCCTGCAAAAGGCCTTTGGGCTGAAGAGTGTCAATGACCTGCCGATCGTTTACAACATTGCCTGGTACGAGCAGAAGGCGGTGATCGTACTGCTTGCCCTGCTCAGCCTGGGCATCACGAACATTCACCTCGGCCCGACGCTCCCTGCTTTCCTCTCTCCGAACGTAACCAAGGTGTTGGTCGAAAAATTCGGAATCGGCGGAATCTCCGATGTGGAAAACGATATGAAAAACTGGATTCAATAA
- a CDS encoding Crp/Fnr family transcriptional regulator produces MDYSALTHIPLFGQITPDELEGIFNELNIHENSFKKGEILALQDEPANRLIILLKGSVKAEMTDPSGKVVKVEDIEAPNPLAVLFLFGRDNRFPVQATAREHVEAVVIPKQSILKMLSMNETILKNYLDISADFASRLSRKLHFMSFRTIRQKTAMYLLHLAKVSGTETVELDKTKAALAEYFGVSRPSLEREMTRMQQEGLIVAERRRITISDKRKLAQLLHCIFTLVIIHLNT; encoded by the coding sequence ATGGACTATTCGGCATTGACCCACATCCCCCTGTTTGGGCAGATAACGCCCGATGAGCTCGAAGGAATCTTCAATGAATTGAACATTCATGAAAACAGCTTCAAGAAAGGCGAGATTCTCGCTTTGCAGGACGAACCGGCAAACCGGCTTATCATCCTGCTCAAAGGGAGTGTCAAGGCCGAAATGACCGATCCGTCGGGGAAAGTGGTCAAGGTGGAGGATATCGAAGCCCCCAACCCGTTGGCGGTCCTGTTCCTGTTCGGGCGGGACAACCGTTTCCCGGTACAGGCCACCGCGCGGGAGCACGTCGAAGCGGTCGTAATCCCTAAGCAGTCAATCCTGAAAATGCTCTCCATGAACGAAACGATCCTGAAAAACTACCTCGATATTTCGGCCGATTTTGCCTCCCGGCTGAGCCGGAAACTGCACTTCATGTCATTCCGCACGATCCGGCAGAAGACCGCCATGTACCTGCTGCACCTCGCTAAAGTATCCGGCACGGAGACGGTCGAACTGGACAAAACGAAAGCCGCTTTGGCCGAATATTTCGGGGTGTCGCGCCCTTCGCTCGAACGGGAGATGACCCGTATGCAGCAGGAGGGGCTCATCGTCGCCGAACGCCGCAGGATAACGATCTCCGACAAACGAAAATTAGCTCAACTTCTTCATTGTATATTCACTTTAGTCATTATACATTTAAATACCTAA
- a CDS encoding cupin domain-containing protein: MKETFPKSSVMIMADMVGYADGGVVSKQVLKNDAGNITLFSFDEGQGLSEHTAPFDALVQNLEGEVEIVLAGQPLRLKRGESVIMPAGVKHSLRAVTRFKMLLTMIRD; encoded by the coding sequence ATGAAAGAGACTTTCCCGAAATCCTCCGTTATGATTATGGCTGATATGGTCGGTTATGCGGACGGAGGTGTCGTCAGCAAACAGGTGTTGAAAAACGACGCGGGTAATATTACGCTTTTCTCGTTCGATGAAGGGCAGGGCTTGAGCGAACACACTGCCCCCTTCGATGCATTGGTGCAGAATCTGGAAGGCGAGGTGGAAATTGTGCTCGCTGGGCAGCCGTTGCGTTTGAAGAGAGGGGAGTCGGTTATTATGCCGGCCGGAGTGAAACACTCCCTGCGTGCGGTCACCCGCTTCAAGATGTTGCTGACAATGATAAGAGACTAA
- a CDS encoding polysaccharide deacetylase family protein: MKKIPALSISLAAVLLTLSALPGFRTPVGAAPPATPGAPSQPAAGKTVVLTFDDAAASHRTVVAPLLKKYGLGGTFFVCEFRGFENKEHYMSWEQIRELSEMGFEIGNHTRSHPAMSKLDREQIEEQIRYIEDKCAQYGIPHPTTFAYPGYDTSAEGIALLRERGYRYARHGGDRPYLRDISDPMMVPSYSINHKTGHTLAYVRQAVEACPEGGAVVLCLHGVPDLAHDFVSTSPKEFRKILKYLKKQHCRVIPLRDLQ, translated from the coding sequence ATGAAAAAGATTCCAGCCCTTTCCATATCGCTGGCCGCAGTATTATTAACACTCTCCGCACTCCCGGGGTTCCGCACGCCGGTCGGTGCTGCACCACCCGCAACACCGGGCGCCCCATCGCAACCTGCCGCAGGCAAGACGGTCGTGCTGACTTTCGACGATGCCGCCGCCAGCCACCGGACCGTAGTCGCACCGCTCCTGAAAAAGTACGGTCTCGGGGGTACATTCTTCGTCTGCGAATTCCGCGGATTCGAAAACAAGGAACACTACATGAGCTGGGAACAAATCCGGGAATTGTCGGAAATGGGTTTCGAAATCGGCAACCATACCCGCTCCCATCCGGCCATGAGCAAGCTCGACCGTGAACAAATAGAGGAACAAATCCGCTACATCGAGGATAAATGCGCGCAATACGGCATTCCCCATCCGACGACGTTCGCCTATCCGGGCTACGACACCAGCGCGGAAGGCATTGCCCTACTCCGGGAACGGGGTTACCGCTATGCGCGTCACGGCGGCGACCGGCCTTACCTGCGGGACATATCCGACCCGATGATGGTCCCGAGCTACTCGATCAACCACAAAACCGGGCACACGCTGGCCTATGTCCGCCAAGCAGTCGAAGCTTGTCCGGAGGGGGGCGCAGTAGTTCTCTGCCTGCACGGGGTACCCGATCTCGCACACGATTTCGTCAGCACGTCGCCCAAAGAGTTCCGGAAGATCCTGAAATACCTGAAAAAGCAACATTGCCGGGTTATTCCGCTCCGGGACCTGCAATGA
- a CDS encoding DMT family transporter — protein sequence MNMKAKGYILGAVAAATYGMNPLFALPLYKAGMNPDSVLFFRYLFAIPILGVMIRARGRHFTLRRREVLPLVVMGLLVALSSLTLFQSYNYMEAGIASTLLFVYPIMVALIMAVVFKEKLTPQTLLCIVLALGGIGLLYKGGDGAALSLVGTMLVMVSALSYAIYLVGINQSALKDMATLQVTFYVLLFGLSLFVVRLGMSGNLCVPDQWYLWGNLLALAVFPTAVSFLCTTSAIQYIGSTPTAILGALEPVTAIFFGVTVFGEMLTLRESIGLVMIVTAVTFVIAGSNITLYLIRFRKLFPRLSVGGRKRAGSKEPLSR from the coding sequence ATGAACATGAAAGCCAAAGGCTATATTCTGGGAGCTGTCGCAGCTGCGACCTACGGGATGAATCCCTTGTTTGCCCTGCCGCTTTACAAAGCGGGGATGAATCCCGATTCCGTGCTCTTTTTCAGGTATTTGTTCGCCATTCCCATTCTCGGCGTTATGATCAGGGCGAGGGGACGGCACTTTACCCTCCGGCGAAGGGAAGTGCTGCCGCTGGTTGTGATGGGCCTGTTGGTGGCCCTCTCTTCCCTGACCTTGTTCCAGAGTTACAATTATATGGAGGCCGGTATCGCATCGACGTTGCTGTTCGTTTATCCGATTATGGTCGCACTGATTATGGCGGTTGTTTTCAAGGAAAAATTGACCCCGCAGACCCTCTTGTGCATTGTGCTGGCGTTGGGCGGGATCGGTTTGCTGTATAAAGGCGGGGACGGGGCTGCGCTCAGCCTTGTCGGGACGATGCTGGTCATGGTTTCGGCGCTTTCGTATGCCATCTACCTCGTCGGCATTAACCAGTCGGCACTGAAAGATATGGCGACTCTTCAGGTAACTTTCTACGTGCTGTTGTTCGGATTGTCGCTGTTTGTCGTCCGTCTGGGTATGTCTGGTAATTTATGCGTGCCGGACCAATGGTATTTGTGGGGAAATTTACTGGCCCTGGCCGTTTTCCCGACTGCCGTGTCGTTCCTGTGTACGACCAGTGCCATCCAGTATATCGGTTCCACACCCACGGCCATTCTGGGAGCACTGGAACCTGTGACGGCCATATTCTTTGGGGTGACCGTATTCGGGGAGATGCTGACCCTCCGTGAGAGCATAGGGTTGGTCATGATCGTGACGGCTGTCACTTTTGTGATCGCAGGCAGCAATATTACCCTGTACCTGATCCGGTTCAGGAAACTGTTTCCGCGGCTCTCCGTCGGGGGGCGGAAAAGGGCAGGTAGTAAAGAGCCGTTAAGCCGTTAA
- a CDS encoding C-GCAxxG-C-C family protein: protein MTIEEKGKPVSDADRQMLNARVEQAGELFGSGYNCSQSVVAAFADLYGVERELALRMSAPFGGGIGRMRETCGAACGLFMLAGLENGSTEAGDRKGKGNNYKLVQELAAEFRRRNGSCVCRELLGITTGAPLSPTPEARTENYYKKRPCPEIVREAAAIYCDHLCGVSFRGDDGDENASGSGKGNRDENG from the coding sequence ATGACAATCGAGGAAAAAGGGAAGCCGGTCAGCGATGCAGACCGGCAAATGTTAAACGCCCGGGTCGAACAGGCAGGCGAACTGTTCGGCAGCGGCTACAACTGTTCGCAATCGGTAGTCGCCGCTTTTGCCGACCTGTACGGCGTGGAACGCGAGTTGGCGCTGAGAATGTCCGCCCCGTTCGGCGGAGGTATCGGTCGTATGCGCGAAACCTGCGGTGCTGCATGCGGACTTTTCATGCTGGCCGGACTCGAAAACGGATCGACCGAGGCGGGCGACAGAAAAGGTAAGGGCAACAATTACAAACTGGTACAGGAACTGGCCGCCGAATTCCGGCGGCGCAACGGTTCCTGCGTCTGCCGCGAACTGCTGGGCATCACGACAGGCGCTCCGCTCTCCCCTACTCCCGAAGCACGAACGGAAAACTACTATAAAAAACGTCCCTGTCCGGAAATCGTCCGCGAAGCGGCGGCCATCTACTGCGACCACCTTTGCGGGGTATCGTTCCGAGGTGACGACGGAGACGAAAACGCAAGCGGGAGCGGAAAAGGGAATCGGGACGAGAACGGATAA
- a CDS encoding SGNH/GDSL hydrolase family protein — protein sequence MRTTGFLLGMLLCGTTLFGQQKDWAGFDRYREANRTAKQGAEAVFMGNSITEGWARMRPGFFADNGYIGRGISGQTSAEMLARFRPDVIELAPKAVVILAGTNDIAQNNGPIELENVMDNIASMCELARLHNIRVLLCSVLPAAAFPWREGIEPADSIIRLNAMIEAYARENGIEYVDYHSRMKDGRNGLPPEYSKDGVHPNPEGYRVMEGIIASYLK from the coding sequence ATGAGAACAACAGGATTTCTGCTCGGCATGCTCTTATGCGGCACCACTTTGTTCGGGCAGCAGAAAGATTGGGCGGGTTTCGATCGTTACCGCGAAGCGAACCGCACCGCGAAGCAAGGCGCTGAAGCCGTCTTCATGGGCAATTCGATCACCGAAGGATGGGCGAGGATGCGCCCCGGTTTTTTCGCGGACAACGGCTACATCGGCCGGGGCATCAGCGGCCAAACCTCGGCGGAAATGCTCGCGCGCTTTCGTCCGGACGTCATCGAACTGGCCCCGAAGGCGGTCGTGATTCTGGCCGGAACGAACGATATCGCACAGAACAACGGCCCGATCGAACTCGAAAACGTGATGGACAATATCGCCTCGATGTGTGAACTGGCCCGGTTGCACAACATCCGGGTACTCCTCTGTTCGGTACTCCCCGCCGCCGCATTCCCGTGGCGCGAAGGAATCGAACCTGCCGATTCGATCATCCGGCTCAATGCGATGATCGAAGCTTATGCCCGCGAAAACGGCATCGAATACGTCGATTACCACTCCCGGATGAAGGACGGCCGAAACGGATTGCCGCCCGAATACTCGAAAGACGGCGTCCACCCCAATCCGGAAGGATACCGGGTCATGGAAGGAATTATCGCTTCGTACCTCAAATGA
- a CDS encoding ATP-binding protein, with translation MKRTVIRIDEAFCNGCGNCIDGCHEGALQLIDGKAVMISDLYCDGLGTCIGECPVGAIAFEEREAAPYDEEAVMERLAPKGEAVLIAHLRHLHEHNEHKWVAQGLDCLKKRGIHVDPKKIGITSESSGNCVSGSFRPDTAGRNEPLACGCPGTMAREIRWPQAGFAAAPAPNAAPYGELRCSELRQFPVQLHLLNPQAGFLRDADLLLAADCTAFACGDFHNRFLRGKSLAIACPKLDSNTQTYVGKLTEMIDGAKINTLTVLVMEVPCCRGLVQIARQAREKARRHIPVKTVVLSAGGEVIDDQWI, from the coding sequence ATGAAACGCACGGTTATCAGAATAGACGAAGCCTTTTGCAACGGCTGTGGAAACTGCATCGACGGTTGCCACGAAGGAGCCCTGCAACTGATTGACGGTAAAGCGGTCATGATCAGCGACCTTTACTGTGATGGCCTCGGCACCTGTATCGGGGAGTGCCCGGTGGGGGCGATCGCGTTCGAAGAGCGTGAGGCGGCCCCCTACGATGAGGAGGCCGTCATGGAGCGCCTCGCCCCGAAAGGTGAAGCCGTTCTCATCGCGCACCTCAGGCACCTGCACGAACACAATGAACACAAGTGGGTTGCGCAGGGATTGGATTGCCTGAAAAAACGCGGCATACATGTTGATCCGAAAAAAATCGGGATTACTTCGGAGTCGAGTGGAAATTGCGTGTCCGGTTCATTCCGGCCGGATACCGCCGGACGGAACGAACCGCTCGCCTGCGGCTGTCCGGGAACGATGGCGCGGGAGATCAGGTGGCCGCAAGCCGGATTCGCAGCGGCCCCGGCACCAAACGCCGCTCCGTACGGGGAGTTACGATGTTCTGAACTGCGGCAATTCCCGGTTCAGCTTCATCTGCTCAATCCGCAGGCCGGGTTCCTCCGGGATGCCGACCTGCTGTTGGCGGCCGATTGCACCGCTTTTGCCTGCGGGGATTTCCACAATCGTTTCCTGCGCGGGAAATCGCTGGCAATCGCATGTCCGAAGCTCGACAGCAACACGCAGACCTACGTCGGCAAACTGACGGAAATGATCGATGGAGCGAAAATCAATACGCTGACCGTGCTCGTCATGGAAGTCCCCTGCTGCCGGGGATTGGTGCAGATCGCCCGACAGGCGCGGGAAAAGGCCCGCAGGCACATTCCAGTCAAAACGGTCGTCCTCTCGGCCGGCGGCGAGGTAATCGACGACCAATGGATCTAA
- a CDS encoding S66 peptidase family protein, with amino-acid sequence MNCRRYAGGLLLSGLFLLFFQGTPRAGADVSRQPEHHSYLRPPFLRPGDTVSVVAVSSKLPKKVDTSFIRTIASWGLTVKLGEHLFSRDSGWFAGTDRERAGDLQRALDDPSVRAVIFYKGGYGAIRTLDHLDLKVLRKHPKWLAGFSDVTVLHQALRKIGVESIHGTMPVLFRTDTLKTDTSALSLRDALFGEIGGYRTPPHAYNRPGRAEGRLVGGNLSLIYALNGTDLDNDMDEPSVLFIEDVGENIYHIDRMMQNLKRSGQLARAKAVVVGYFNKMKFEKEWGADAEALINAYTASLGVPVIFGFPAGHASPNMSLYMGRRVSVVVTPEGAALEFL; translated from the coding sequence ATGAATTGCCGCCGATATGCCGGAGGGTTGCTGCTTTCCGGCCTTTTTCTGCTTTTTTTCCAGGGAACGCCGCGTGCCGGCGCCGATGTGTCCCGACAACCGGAGCATCACTCCTACCTGCGCCCGCCGTTCCTGCGGCCCGGTGATACGGTGTCCGTCGTAGCCGTGTCGTCCAAATTGCCGAAAAAGGTCGATACGTCGTTTATCCGTACGATCGCTTCGTGGGGATTGACGGTCAAATTGGGCGAACACCTTTTCAGCCGGGACAGCGGTTGGTTTGCCGGAACCGACCGGGAGCGTGCCGGTGATTTGCAGCGGGCACTCGATGATCCCTCCGTCCGGGCAGTGATTTTCTACAAAGGGGGCTACGGTGCGATACGCACGCTGGACCATCTCGACCTGAAAGTGCTCCGGAAACATCCGAAATGGCTGGCCGGGTTCAGCGATGTGACGGTCTTGCATCAGGCGCTGCGGAAGATCGGTGTGGAATCGATCCACGGCACAATGCCCGTCCTGTTCCGAACCGATACCCTGAAGACCGATACCTCCGCACTTTCGTTGCGGGACGCCCTGTTCGGGGAGATCGGCGGTTACCGTACGCCGCCGCATGCTTATAACCGGCCGGGCCGGGCCGAAGGACGGCTGGTCGGCGGCAATCTGTCGCTGATTTATGCGCTGAACGGTACCGACCTGGATAACGATATGGACGAACCCTCGGTGCTTTTTATCGAGGATGTAGGGGAAAATATCTACCATATAGACCGGATGATGCAGAACCTGAAGCGCAGCGGCCAGCTTGCGCGAGCCAAAGCCGTCGTGGTGGGATATTTCAACAAAATGAAGTTCGAGAAGGAGTGGGGTGCGGATGCCGAGGCATTGATCAACGCCTATACGGCATCTTTGGGGGTACCTGTAATTTTCGGCTTTCCCGCCGGGCACGCCAGTCCGAATATGAGCCTCTATATGGGGCGCCGGGTGTCGGTCGTCGTCACGCCCGAGGGTGCGGCGCTCGAATTCCTTTGA